The following proteins come from a genomic window of Methanosarcina sp. MTP4:
- a CDS encoding ArsR family transcriptional regulator yields the protein MVVNVMKNSGINGGGEKLFKAISSDTRLSILELLSGEDTHISGIARELGISVPVAAKHIKILEEAELVERKKLGNLHMIAIKISNVYSFLDHFAENRDVEVEEGTTLLEALKSVAAVEVTQMGNRIKVVSTDGEEGFYIYEVDGKFSDKTVDEYTFEEDAVVEWKKLIPVTKKRLFVNIRR from the coding sequence ATGGTAGTAAATGTTATGAAGAATTCAGGAATAAACGGAGGGGGAGAGAAACTATTCAAAGCAATATCAAGCGATACCCGCCTCTCCATTCTTGAACTCCTGAGCGGAGAGGACACTCACATCTCAGGTATTGCCAGGGAACTGGGGATCTCCGTACCCGTAGCTGCCAAACACATAAAGATCCTGGAGGAAGCCGAACTGGTTGAGAGAAAAAAGTTAGGGAACCTCCATATGATAGCAATCAAAATCAGCAACGTATATTCATTTCTGGACCACTTTGCAGAAAACCGGGACGTAGAAGTTGAAGAAGGCACAACCCTCCTTGAAGCCCTGAAAAGTGTTGCCGCCGTGGAGGTCACACAGATGGGAAACAGGATAAAAGTAGTTTCCACGGACGGAGAGGAAGGCTTTTACATTTATGAAGTTGACGGGAAATTCTCGGACAAAACAGTGGATGAATATACTTTTGAAGAAGACGCAGTCGTGGAGTGGAAAAAACTTATTCCGGTCACGAAAAAGAGACTGTTTGTGAACATCAGGAGATGA
- a CDS encoding fibrillarin-like rRNA/tRNA 2'-O-methyltransferase, with the protein MPEVKTLSEGIFEITKGKKYLATKNLVPGMTVYGERLLSIEGSEYRTWDPRRSKLGAMVLKKFRIPLRQDSKVLYLGAASGTTVSHVSDIVPGGAVYAVEFSPRSMRDLISLVARRSNLHPILADAGKPNIYAHLVEPVDVVFQDVAQPNQAEIAARNAARYLKSDGYLLLAIKARSIDTAANPKQVFRDEIKKLEQAFEPKFEILTARDLKPYHEDHLGVLAKLKKSD; encoded by the coding sequence ATGCCCGAAGTAAAGACTCTTTCCGAAGGAATTTTTGAAATTACGAAGGGCAAAAAGTATCTCGCCACGAAAAACCTGGTCCCGGGTATGACTGTCTACGGGGAAAGACTACTCTCTATCGAAGGCTCGGAGTACAGGACCTGGGACCCGCGCCGGAGCAAGCTTGGGGCAATGGTACTCAAAAAGTTCAGAATTCCTCTCAGGCAGGATTCAAAAGTCCTCTATCTTGGGGCTGCTTCCGGCACAACGGTTAGCCATGTCTCGGATATTGTACCCGGAGGGGCAGTTTATGCCGTTGAGTTTTCCCCCCGGAGCATGCGGGACCTGATAAGCCTTGTAGCCCGCCGTAGTAACCTGCACCCGATCCTTGCAGACGCTGGAAAACCCAATATCTATGCCCACCTGGTCGAACCGGTGGACGTGGTCTTCCAGGACGTTGCCCAGCCTAACCAGGCCGAAATCGCTGCGAGGAATGCAGCCCGCTATTTGAAAAGTGACGGGTATCTCCTGTTAGCCATCAAAGCCCGGAGCATTGACACTGCGGCAAACCCGAAACAGGTTTTCAGGGACGAAATCAAAAAACTGGAGCAGGCATTCGAACCAAAGTTTGAAATCCTTACTGCCAGGGACCTGAAACCCTATCATGAAGACCATCTCGGCGTCCTGGCAAAGCTCAAAAAATCGGACTGA
- a CDS encoding NOP5/NOP56 family protein, whose protein sequence is MKLEAWFGTLDLGEDGKVLASDPFSKNVRELALRSLSLREAGKGIPPAGFDLRSAALACGFVGSPEEYDSLLHEVTLDAAKLQISGALTPDQRIILAVEALDDVNETVNVLSERLSEWYGGYFPESGLSGETLARFVAKYGSRKNVAPEDPLYAKAADSMGAELEAFDEELLKGFATSVCSLYDRRKQIEAYIESSMENTAPNLSLLAGPMLGARLISIAGSLEKLAAFPSSTIQVIGANKALFKHLRSRAPSPKHGIIFSHPLINTSPWWQRGKIARAVAAKLSLAARTDLYSGEKVPSLAEKLDAKVQQIRLLNPEPPRKKPESGLKPKGKKKRRQ, encoded by the coding sequence TTGAAACTTGAGGCCTGGTTCGGGACGCTTGATCTGGGCGAGGACGGGAAAGTCCTTGCATCAGATCCTTTTTCAAAAAATGTCAGGGAGCTTGCGCTTCGTTCCCTTTCCCTGAGGGAAGCGGGAAAAGGTATTCCTCCTGCAGGTTTTGACCTCCGCTCCGCTGCTCTTGCCTGTGGGTTTGTCGGATCTCCGGAAGAGTATGATTCCCTCTTACACGAAGTAACCCTGGATGCTGCAAAGCTGCAGATCTCGGGGGCTTTAACGCCTGACCAGCGCATAATCCTTGCAGTGGAAGCCCTGGATGATGTAAATGAGACTGTAAACGTCCTTTCGGAAAGGCTTTCCGAGTGGTACGGGGGTTATTTCCCGGAAAGCGGTTTGAGTGGGGAAACCCTGGCCCGGTTTGTCGCAAAATACGGTTCCAGGAAAAATGTTGCCCCTGAAGATCCTCTTTACGCAAAAGCCGCGGATTCCATGGGTGCGGAACTCGAAGCCTTTGATGAGGAACTTCTCAAAGGATTTGCCACAAGCGTCTGCAGCCTCTACGACCGGCGGAAGCAGATCGAGGCATATATAGAATCCAGTATGGAAAACACAGCTCCAAACCTTAGCCTGCTTGCAGGTCCCATGCTTGGGGCAAGGCTTATCAGCATCGCAGGCAGCCTGGAAAAACTTGCCGCTTTTCCCTCCAGTACGATCCAGGTAATAGGGGCTAACAAAGCCCTTTTTAAGCACCTCAGGTCCAGGGCTCCCTCCCCGAAACACGGGATAATTTTCAGCCACCCCCTGATCAATACCTCTCCCTGGTGGCAGCGGGGGAAAATCGCAAGAGCCGTTGCTGCAAAGCTTTCCCTGGCTGCGAGAACGGACCTTTACTCCGGGGAAAAAGTCCCCTCCCTTGCAGAAAAACTGGACGCAAAGGTGCAGCAGATCCGGCTTCTGAATCCCGAACCTCCCCGGAAAAAGCCGGAAAGCGGGTTAAAGCCAAAAGGAAAAAAGAAAAGGAGGCAGTAA
- a CDS encoding beta-ribofuranosylaminobenzene 5'-phosphate synthase, giving the protein MIRIVSPSRLHLTLIDLNAEIGRVDGGVGITLESPGMELSAVEAETVEVLGDSVLAGRVRKAAKSLLPEDRGIRINIERDIPDHVGLGSGTQAAISAAAAVNEVYGLGKSVRELAVAVGRGGTSGIGVAAFENGGFLLDGGHKFKDKGAFSPSAASHVPPGPVLFREDFPDWPIILAIADTKGAHDAEEVDIFKKVCPIPLAEVQEVAHVILMQMLPALVEEDLESFGAAVNHLQTVGFKKREVEIQPRPVLDVVQFMRDNGASGSGVSSFGPVVYGIAGSMSEGEKLRKEVQQMLDESIGGEALLTKARNRGAEISGGLF; this is encoded by the coding sequence ATGATTAGAATAGTGTCTCCATCCAGACTTCATCTGACCCTTATTGACCTGAATGCGGAGATTGGCAGGGTTGATGGAGGGGTGGGAATCACACTTGAATCCCCGGGCATGGAACTTTCCGCAGTTGAAGCTGAGACTGTGGAGGTCCTTGGTGATTCCGTTCTCGCAGGGAGGGTGCGAAAAGCGGCGAAGTCCTTACTTCCCGAGGACCGGGGGATCAGGATCAATATCGAAAGGGACATCCCTGATCATGTAGGGCTGGGTTCCGGGACCCAGGCCGCAATTTCGGCTGCCGCAGCTGTAAATGAAGTTTATGGGCTTGGTAAATCTGTCAGGGAACTTGCGGTTGCCGTAGGGAGAGGGGGAACTTCCGGTATAGGGGTTGCTGCCTTTGAAAATGGGGGATTTCTCCTGGACGGAGGGCACAAATTCAAGGACAAGGGTGCTTTTTCCCCTTCAGCCGCCAGCCATGTGCCCCCGGGGCCTGTACTTTTCAGGGAGGATTTCCCGGACTGGCCTATCATCCTTGCAATAGCGGACACCAAAGGGGCCCATGATGCGGAAGAGGTTGATATTTTCAAAAAGGTCTGCCCCATTCCCCTGGCTGAAGTCCAGGAAGTTGCTCATGTGATTCTCATGCAGATGCTTCCCGCGCTCGTGGAAGAAGACCTGGAAAGCTTTGGAGCTGCGGTCAATCACCTCCAGACTGTCGGCTTCAAAAAGCGGGAGGTCGAAATCCAGCCCCGGCCGGTGCTCGATGTCGTACAGTTCATGCGGGATAACGGAGCAAGCGGCTCCGGAGTCAGCTCCTTCGGGCCTGTGGTCTACGGGATTGCAGGGAGCATGAGTGAAGGTGAAAAGCTCCGAAAGGAAGTCCAGCAGATGCTTGACGAGTCCATCGGGGGAGAAGCTCTGCTCACGAAAGCGAGGAACAGGGGTGCGGAGATCTCCGGAGGGCTTTTTTGA
- a CDS encoding beta-ribofuranosylaminobenzene 5'-phosphate synthase, giving the protein MDKIRIVSPSRLHLTLIDLNAEIGRVDGGVGITLDSPVLKLSAEKADSVEVLGNSGLTGKIRSSALALLPEGEGIRIRVEADYPDHVGFGSGTQAALSAGKAVNELYGLGKSVTEIAIAANRGTTSGIGVAAFERGGFLLDGGHRFGDKKTFSHDVKGVPPGLLLSRYEFPDWPIVVAVPDGQGVHDDKEINVFNTTCPIPLSEVREVSHVILMQMLPALLEGDPESFGAAVNHVQTVGFKKREVDLQPIAQDTMAFMRENGCYGAGMSSFGPLVYGLVDNSREAAQVRNEVQRMLDESVGGTALLTKARNKGADII; this is encoded by the coding sequence ATGGATAAGATTAGAATAGTGTCTCCATCCAGGCTTCATTTAACCCTTATTGACCTCAATGCGGAGATTGGTAGGGTTGATGGAGGGGTGGGGATTACCCTCGATTCTCCCGTTCTCAAGCTTTCCGCAGAAAAAGCGGATTCCGTTGAGGTGCTCGGGAATTCCGGTCTTACGGGAAAAATCCGAAGTTCAGCCCTTGCCCTGCTCCCCGAGGGAGAAGGTATACGCATCCGGGTCGAAGCAGATTATCCTGACCATGTAGGGTTTGGTTCGGGTACCCAGGCAGCGCTTTCCGCGGGAAAGGCCGTAAACGAACTTTACGGTCTTGGAAAATCCGTAACTGAAATTGCCATTGCCGCAAACCGGGGGACCACCTCGGGGATCGGTGTCGCAGCTTTTGAAAGGGGCGGCTTCCTGCTGGACGGCGGGCACAGGTTCGGGGATAAGAAAACCTTCTCACACGATGTGAAGGGGGTGCCCCCGGGTCTTTTGCTCTCCAGGTACGAGTTTCCTGACTGGCCGATTGTTGTTGCAGTCCCCGACGGCCAGGGGGTCCATGACGATAAGGAGATCAATGTCTTCAATACGACTTGCCCGATCCCGCTTTCCGAGGTAAGGGAGGTTTCTCACGTGATCCTTATGCAGATGCTGCCCGCCCTCCTTGAAGGGGATCCCGAGAGTTTCGGGGCTGCGGTCAATCACGTCCAGACCGTGGGCTTCAAAAAGCGAGAGGTTGACCTCCAGCCGATCGCGCAGGATACTATGGCTTTCATGCGGGAGAACGGCTGTTACGGGGCAGGCATGAGTTCCTTCGGGCCTCTTGTCTACGGCCTGGTTGACAACTCCAGGGAAGCGGCTCAGGTCAGGAACGAGGTCCAGAGGATGCTCGATGAGTCGGTAGGTGGAACTGCACTTTTGACGAAAGCCAGGAATAAAGGTGCGGATATCATCTAA
- a CDS encoding DUF2953 domain-containing protein, with protein sequence MDAEARRREKESLLKGSFAVRWLFLSRKISIERPEKKESDDRSEKGKKCELKDETEIEIRKEIEREKEKEIEKRKIKGIEKEKEEKIWAEKGGVAEKKVEGIEKEKGKGKEKKEIKEKIEKEIEETKESKKFWKKEYSYILRAFRCLSEPLFRLFFDTLNALKIKHLDADFTFGLPDPADTGMLCGVAHSLVGGLHGRCRQCNVYINPVFMDPVLDFRGNTKISIKIYSIIFSFFKFILNRKTLCFTYSIIKEWLQGKLKAHSQAL encoded by the coding sequence ATGGATGCGGAAGCCCGGCGCAGGGAAAAAGAAAGTTTACTCAAGGGCAGTTTTGCCGTAAGGTGGCTTTTCCTCTCACGTAAGATTTCTATTGAGAGGCCGGAAAAAAAGGAATCTGACGATAGGTCAGAAAAGGGCAAAAAATGTGAACTCAAGGATGAAACAGAAATTGAAATACGGAAGGAAATAGAGAGGGAAAAAGAGAAAGAAATTGAAAAAAGGAAAATTAAAGGAATTGAAAAGGAAAAAGAAGAAAAAATTTGGGCCGAAAAAGGTGGGGTGGCAGAGAAGAAAGTAGAGGGGATTGAAAAAGAAAAAGGGAAAGGAAAAGAAAAAAAAGAAATAAAAGAAAAAATTGAAAAGGAAATAGAGGAGACTAAAGAATCTAAAAAGTTTTGGAAAAAGGAATACTCTTATATTTTAAGGGCATTCCGTTGCCTTAGTGAACCTTTGTTCCGGCTTTTTTTCGATACATTGAATGCCTTGAAGATCAAACATCTTGATGCTGATTTTACCTTCGGCCTGCCCGACCCTGCAGACACGGGGATGCTCTGCGGCGTTGCTCACTCCCTTGTAGGGGGGCTTCATGGGAGGTGCAGGCAGTGCAACGTTTATATCAATCCTGTATTCATGGATCCGGTCCTGGATTTCCGGGGGAATACAAAAATCAGTATAAAAATATATTCCATTATTTTCTCATTTTTTAAATTTATATTAAACCGGAAAACTTTATGTTTTACATATTCGATTATTAAAGAATGGCTTCAGGGTAAACTGAAAGCTCATTCCCAGGCTTTATAA
- a CDS encoding GerW family sporulation protein, with amino-acid sequence MGVEETIKEVAGELERMASTKTVVGDPITAADKTIIPISKISMGFGAGGGEGKREKESGYGGGGGAGAKIEPIAFIVVSKEDTRIFRVSEKSDVGKFLEAVPEIVPEIMEKLKAVRHKGKKGEKEGAGESPEKEESEGIMVSGEEEE; translated from the coding sequence ATGGGAGTAGAAGAAACCATTAAAGAAGTAGCAGGGGAACTTGAACGTATGGCAAGCACTAAAACTGTTGTAGGAGATCCTATTACTGCAGCAGACAAGACCATCATTCCTATTTCGAAAATTTCGATGGGGTTCGGAGCCGGAGGCGGGGAAGGTAAAAGGGAAAAAGAATCCGGGTACGGAGGAGGCGGTGGGGCAGGTGCAAAAATCGAGCCTATAGCCTTTATTGTGGTCTCAAAGGAGGATACCCGGATATTCAGGGTTTCGGAGAAGAGTGATGTTGGGAAATTTCTTGAAGCCGTCCCTGAAATCGTTCCCGAAATCATGGAAAAACTTAAAGCTGTCCGGCACAAAGGTAAAAAAGGCGAGAAAGAGGGGGCTGGAGAAAGCCCGGAAAAAGAGGAGTCGGAAGGGATTATGGTAAGTGGGGAAGAAGAGGAATAA